Proteins encoded by one window of Canis aureus isolate CA01 chromosome 13, VMU_Caureus_v.1.0, whole genome shotgun sequence:
- the HYI gene encoding putative hydroxypyruvate isomerase isoform X1, producing the protein MAPLRFSANVSWLFPELPGLPARLRAAGSSGFEAAEVAWPYAEPPEAVARAAREAGLRLVLINTPPGDREKGEMGLGAVPGRQAAFREGLEQAVLYARALGCPRIHLMAGRVPQGADRAAVRSEMETVFLENLRHAAGVLAQENLVGLLEPINTRITDPQYFLDTPQQAAAILQKVGRPNLQLQMDLFHWQIMDGNLTGNIREFLPLVGHVQVAQVPGRGEPDSPGELNFPYLFQLLEDEGYKGFVGCEYRPLGDTAEGLNWLRSYWERRGRPQAGQ; encoded by the exons ATGGCTCCGCTCCGTTTCTCGGCCAACGTGTCGTGGCTGTTCCCCGagctccccgggctccccgcgcGGCTGCGGGCGGCCGGCAGCTCGGGCTTCGAGGCGGCCGAGGTGGCCTGGCCGTACGCGGAGCCGCCCGAGGCAGTGGCTCGCGCCGCGCGGGAAGCGGGGCTGCGGCTGGTGCTCATCAACACGCCCCCCG GGGACCGAGAGAAAGGGGAGATGGGGCTGGGGGCCGTCCCGGGGAGGCAGGCGGCCTTCCGCGAGGGGCTGGAGCAGGCAGTGCTGTACGCCCgggccctgggctgccccag GATTCACCTGATGGCTGGCCGAGTACCCCAGGGGGCTGACAGAGCAGCAGTCAGGAGTGAAATGGAGACCGTGTTTCTGGAGAACCTGAGGCACGCTGCtggggttttggctcag GAGAACCTCGTGGGACTGCTGGAGCCCATCAACACCCGCATCACAGACCCCCAGTACTTCCTGGACACGCCCCAGCAGG CGGCAGCCATCTTACAGAAGGTCGGAAGACCCAACCTCCAGCTGCAGATG GACTTGTTCCACTGGCAGATCATGGATGGGAACCTGACAGGAAACATCCGGGAGTTCCTGCCCCTCGTGG GGCACGTGCAGGTGGCACAGGTCCCGGGCCGAGGGGAGCCTGACAGCCCTGGAGAGCTGAACTTCCCCTATCTATTCCAACTGCTGGAGGACGAAGGCTACAAGGGCTTTGTGGGCTGCGAGTACCGGCCTCTAG GAGACACCGCAGAGGGCTTGAACTGGCTTCGTTCCTACTGGGAGAGGCGGGGCCGCCCACAGGCTGGCCAGTGA
- the HYI gene encoding putative hydroxypyruvate isomerase isoform X2 yields MAPLRFSANVSWLFPELPGLPARLRAAGSSGFEAAEVAWPYAEPPEAVARAAREAGLRLVLINTPPGDREKGEMGLGAVPGRQAAFREGLEQAVLYARALGCPRIHLMAGRVPQGADRAAVRSEMETVFLENLRHAAGVLAQENLVGLLEPINTRITDPQYFLDTPQQAAAILQKVGRPNLQLQMIMDGNLTGNIREFLPLVGHVQVAQVPGRGEPDSPGELNFPYLFQLLEDEGYKGFVGCEYRPLGDTAEGLNWLRSYWERRGRPQAGQ; encoded by the exons ATGGCTCCGCTCCGTTTCTCGGCCAACGTGTCGTGGCTGTTCCCCGagctccccgggctccccgcgcGGCTGCGGGCGGCCGGCAGCTCGGGCTTCGAGGCGGCCGAGGTGGCCTGGCCGTACGCGGAGCCGCCCGAGGCAGTGGCTCGCGCCGCGCGGGAAGCGGGGCTGCGGCTGGTGCTCATCAACACGCCCCCCG GGGACCGAGAGAAAGGGGAGATGGGGCTGGGGGCCGTCCCGGGGAGGCAGGCGGCCTTCCGCGAGGGGCTGGAGCAGGCAGTGCTGTACGCCCgggccctgggctgccccag GATTCACCTGATGGCTGGCCGAGTACCCCAGGGGGCTGACAGAGCAGCAGTCAGGAGTGAAATGGAGACCGTGTTTCTGGAGAACCTGAGGCACGCTGCtggggttttggctcag GAGAACCTCGTGGGACTGCTGGAGCCCATCAACACCCGCATCACAGACCCCCAGTACTTCCTGGACACGCCCCAGCAGG CGGCAGCCATCTTACAGAAGGTCGGAAGACCCAACCTCCAGCTGCAGATG ATCATGGATGGGAACCTGACAGGAAACATCCGGGAGTTCCTGCCCCTCGTGG GGCACGTGCAGGTGGCACAGGTCCCGGGCCGAGGGGAGCCTGACAGCCCTGGAGAGCTGAACTTCCCCTATCTATTCCAACTGCTGGAGGACGAAGGCTACAAGGGCTTTGTGGGCTGCGAGTACCGGCCTCTAG GAGACACCGCAGAGGGCTTGAACTGGCTTCGTTCCTACTGGGAGAGGCGGGGCCGCCCACAGGCTGGCCAGTGA
- the HYI gene encoding putative hydroxypyruvate isomerase isoform X3, which translates to MAPLRFSANVSWLFPELPGLPARLRAAGSSGFEAAEVAWPYAEPPEAVARAAREAGLRLVLINTPPGDREKGEMGLGAVPGRQAAFREGLEQAVLYARALGCPRIHLMAGRVPQGADRAAVRSEMETVFLENLRHAAGVLAQENLVGLLEPINTRITDPQYFLDTPQQGHVQVAQVPGRGEPDSPGELNFPYLFQLLEDEGYKGFVGCEYRPLGDTAEGLNWLRSYWERRGRPQAGQ; encoded by the exons ATGGCTCCGCTCCGTTTCTCGGCCAACGTGTCGTGGCTGTTCCCCGagctccccgggctccccgcgcGGCTGCGGGCGGCCGGCAGCTCGGGCTTCGAGGCGGCCGAGGTGGCCTGGCCGTACGCGGAGCCGCCCGAGGCAGTGGCTCGCGCCGCGCGGGAAGCGGGGCTGCGGCTGGTGCTCATCAACACGCCCCCCG GGGACCGAGAGAAAGGGGAGATGGGGCTGGGGGCCGTCCCGGGGAGGCAGGCGGCCTTCCGCGAGGGGCTGGAGCAGGCAGTGCTGTACGCCCgggccctgggctgccccag GATTCACCTGATGGCTGGCCGAGTACCCCAGGGGGCTGACAGAGCAGCAGTCAGGAGTGAAATGGAGACCGTGTTTCTGGAGAACCTGAGGCACGCTGCtggggttttggctcag GAGAACCTCGTGGGACTGCTGGAGCCCATCAACACCCGCATCACAGACCCCCAGTACTTCCTGGACACGCCCCAGCAGG GGCACGTGCAGGTGGCACAGGTCCCGGGCCGAGGGGAGCCTGACAGCCCTGGAGAGCTGAACTTCCCCTATCTATTCCAACTGCTGGAGGACGAAGGCTACAAGGGCTTTGTGGGCTGCGAGTACCGGCCTCTAG GAGACACCGCAGAGGGCTTGAACTGGCTTCGTTCCTACTGGGAGAGGCGGGGCCGCCCACAGGCTGGCCAGTGA